In one Flavobacteriales bacterium genomic region, the following are encoded:
- a CDS encoding glycosyltransferase family 2 protein, protein MTIRTLSIVIPAYNEERTIHLILDKVRDAVLDQGIAKEVIIVNDGSTDGTVQAVKRYMDANPSMGIKFYEQPRNMGKGAAIHRGIQEAKGEYLIVQDADLEYDPREYNLLLRPVLEGFADVVYGSRFMGHHPHRILFFWHSIGNKFLTFLSNAFNNLNLTDMETCYKLIRSDIAQGLDLREKRFGFEPEVTAKLARVKGIRIYEVGISYYGRTYAEGKKIGWRDGFRAIWCIMKYGL, encoded by the coding sequence ATGACCATCCGCACCCTTTCCATCGTCATCCCGGCCTACAACGAGGAGCGCACGATCCATCTCATCCTCGACAAGGTGCGCGATGCCGTGCTCGATCAGGGCATCGCCAAGGAGGTGATCATCGTGAACGACGGCAGCACGGATGGCACCGTGCAGGCGGTGAAGCGCTATATGGACGCCAACCCCTCCATGGGCATCAAGTTCTACGAGCAGCCCCGCAACATGGGCAAGGGCGCAGCAATCCACCGCGGCATCCAGGAGGCGAAGGGCGAGTACCTCATCGTGCAGGATGCCGACCTCGAGTACGATCCGCGCGAATACAACCTGCTGCTGCGTCCGGTACTCGAGGGCTTCGCCGATGTGGTGTACGGCTCACGCTTCATGGGCCATCACCCGCACCGCATCCTCTTCTTCTGGCACAGCATCGGCAACAAGTTCCTCACCTTCCTGTCCAATGCGTTCAATAACCTGAACCTAACGGACATGGAGACCTGCTACAAGCTCATCCGCAGCGACATCGCCCAAGGCCTCGACCTGCGCGAGAAACGCTTCGGGTTCGAGCCTGAGGTCACCGCCAAGCTGGCGCGCGTGAAGGGCATCCGGATATACGAGGTGGGCATAAGCTACTACGGCCGAACCTACGCCGAGGGGAAGAAGATCGGCTGGCGGGATGGCTTCAGGGCCATCTGGTGCATCATGAAGTACGGCCTCTGA
- a CDS encoding glycosyltransferase family 2 protein has translation MPPNEHIRLVVPCYNPAAGWVDRLAQRVGELRAALPGIAITVTLVNDGSLSGIAPGDRARLGEALHGVHWIDHPENRGKGAALRTGVAAAPPGPCLITDVDLPYTIRSMREACAELLAGSDVVLGHRRPDYYARVPWARRVISRTFRWVLRNIMRFPISDTQCGLKGFGDRGRSLFMATTIDRFLFDMEFVMLVARERGLRVGVIDAQLSEGVRFSRMNYRILLRESANFLSVALRSLLRR, from the coding sequence ATGCCCCCCAACGAGCACATACGCCTCGTGGTACCCTGCTACAACCCGGCTGCCGGCTGGGTGGACCGGCTTGCGCAGCGCGTCGGCGAACTGCGTGCGGCCCTGCCCGGAATCGCCATTACCGTCACCCTGGTCAACGACGGCTCGCTCAGCGGTATCGCGCCCGGCGACCGCGCCAGATTGGGCGAGGCGCTCCATGGCGTGCACTGGATCGATCATCCGGAGAACCGTGGCAAGGGCGCGGCCCTGAGAACGGGCGTGGCGGCGGCGCCACCGGGCCCCTGCCTGATCACGGACGTGGACCTGCCCTATACCATCCGGAGCATGCGGGAGGCCTGTGCGGAGCTCCTGGCGGGAAGCGATGTGGTGCTCGGGCATCGCCGACCGGACTATTACGCACGTGTGCCGTGGGCCCGCAGGGTCATCTCCCGCACGTTCCGCTGGGTGCTGCGCAACATCATGCGCTTCCCCATCAGCGACACCCAATGCGGACTGAAGGGATTCGGCGACCGGGGCCGCTCCCTGTTCATGGCCACCACCATCGACCGTTTCCTCTTCGACATGGAGTTCGTGATGCTGGTGGCGAGGGAGCGCGGCCTCCGGGTCGGTGTCATCGATGCGCAGCTCAGCGAGGGTGTGCGCTTCTCCCGGATGAACTACCGTATCCTGCTGCGCGAGTCGGCCAACTTCCTCAGCGTGGCGCTGCGGAGCCTCTTGCGCCGCTGA
- a CDS encoding 3'-5' exonuclease, with protein MRHESIRDLTKLLFLDIETVPQAYRWEGLDERSAALFSEKTRYEQERQGKDAAQLWQEKGGILAEFGRIVCIGVGSLHKDTDGLHLRVTSYHGDDEYDLLTRFTDLLERRYSTEEHWLCAHNGKEFDFPWIARRCVVNRVKLPRLLDIAGLKPWEVGHVDTMQLWSFGDRKAYTSLALLAHILGIPTPKDDISGADVARVYYEDQDLERIAAYCRKDVAATAQLFLRLTGRELLPADRIAFV; from the coding sequence GTGCGCCACGAAAGCATCCGCGACCTCACCAAGCTGCTCTTCCTCGACATCGAGACCGTTCCGCAGGCCTACCGCTGGGAGGGCCTTGATGAGCGCAGCGCCGCCCTCTTCAGCGAGAAGACCCGCTACGAGCAGGAGCGCCAAGGCAAGGACGCCGCGCAGCTCTGGCAGGAAAAAGGCGGGATCCTCGCGGAGTTCGGCCGCATCGTTTGCATCGGGGTCGGCAGCCTGCACAAGGATACCGATGGCCTGCACCTGCGAGTGACCTCCTACCATGGCGACGATGAGTACGACCTGCTCACGCGGTTCACCGACCTGCTGGAGCGCCGCTACTCTACGGAGGAGCACTGGCTCTGCGCACACAACGGCAAAGAGTTCGACTTCCCCTGGATCGCACGGCGCTGCGTGGTGAACCGCGTGAAGCTTCCGCGCCTGCTGGACATCGCCGGCCTGAAGCCCTGGGAGGTAGGGCACGTGGACACCATGCAGCTCTGGAGCTTCGGCGACCGCAAGGCCTACACCTCCCTTGCGCTACTGGCACACATCCTCGGCATTCCCACTCCGAAGGACGACATCAGCGGCGCGGACGTGGCGCGCGTGTATTACGAGGACCAGGACCTGGAGCGCATCGCAGCCTATTGCCGGAAGGACGTGGCCGCCACGGCGCAACTCTTCCTCCGGCTCACCGGACGCGAGCTGCTGCCGGCCGACCGCATCGCCTTCGTGTAG
- a CDS encoding serine hydrolase: MRTLKKLLLWSVLVLASLVGLAYLTGNGHIPRGVRYTYLIGRTSPEIDDRDFFPYATIPATDPQPWPLSSRYGQVALTAGQEQELKDLHSVGFAVFQHDSLLFERYWNGWDADSVSNSFSVAKSYISVLTGIAMGEGRINSVFQPVGDFLPEYREGCHSKLNLWHLLTMSTGLDWSESGADPFSDNAKGYYGYSVRSLSLGQPCREEPGQAFDYISGSTQIMAEVLEAAYGQPLDALVRQKVWGPLGCEHDAYWGKDRTDGDFKAFCCLYATARDFGRIGQLYLDSGRWRGKQIVPREYWEASITPAKLLDKGEPNQRYGYFWWLAQLDGQPVWYCRGFHGEYVVVIPHERLVLVRTGMKREEVNATGHPTDVFKWIAIARSLARQQPA, encoded by the coding sequence ATGCGCACCCTGAAGAAGCTCCTCCTCTGGTCCGTTCTGGTCCTTGCCAGCCTGGTGGGCCTGGCCTACCTCACCGGCAATGGCCATATACCGCGCGGCGTCCGCTACACCTACCTCATCGGCCGCACTAGCCCCGAGATCGACGACAGGGACTTCTTCCCCTACGCCACGATACCCGCAACCGATCCGCAGCCATGGCCCTTGAGCAGCCGCTATGGCCAGGTAGCCCTCACCGCAGGACAGGAGCAGGAGCTGAAGGACCTCCATAGCGTGGGGTTCGCCGTCTTCCAGCACGACAGCCTCCTCTTCGAGCGCTACTGGAACGGATGGGATGCCGACAGCGTGAGCAACAGCTTCAGCGTGGCCAAGAGCTACATCAGCGTGCTCACCGGCATCGCCATGGGCGAAGGGCGCATCAACAGCGTATTCCAGCCGGTGGGCGACTTTCTGCCCGAATACCGGGAAGGATGCCATTCCAAGCTCAACCTCTGGCACCTGCTCACCATGAGCACCGGCCTGGACTGGAGCGAGAGCGGCGCGGACCCCTTCAGTGACAATGCCAAGGGCTATTACGGCTACAGCGTTCGGTCGCTCTCCCTTGGCCAGCCCTGCCGCGAAGAGCCCGGGCAGGCGTTCGACTACATCAGCGGGAGCACGCAGATCATGGCCGAGGTTCTGGAGGCGGCCTACGGGCAGCCACTCGATGCGCTGGTGCGCCAAAAGGTGTGGGGGCCTTTGGGCTGCGAGCACGATGCGTACTGGGGCAAGGACCGCACGGACGGCGATTTCAAGGCCTTCTGCTGCCTCTACGCCACGGCGCGCGACTTCGGGCGCATCGGCCAGCTCTACCTGGACAGCGGCAGGTGGCGCGGAAAGCAGATCGTGCCGCGCGAGTACTGGGAGGCCAGCATCACACCGGCCAAACTCCTGGACAAGGGCGAGCCGAACCAGCGCTACGGCTACTTCTGGTGGCTGGCCCAGTTGGACGGCCAGCCCGTCTGGTACTGCCGGGGATTCCACGGCGAATACGTGGTGGTGATCCCCCACGAGCGCCTGGTGTTGGTCCGCACCGGAATGAAGCGCGAGGAGGTGAATGCCACCGGCCACCCCACCGATGTGTTCAAGTGGATCGCCATCGCGCGCAGCCTGGCGCGCCAGCAGCCAGCCTGA
- the lipB gene encoding lipoyl(octanoyl) transferase LipB — protein MRHIHFRDLGLIDYATAWDLQTRLFKETIDRKIANRSLPESEQAPTEDHLLFCEHNHVYTLGKSGKPSHLLLNEQGLREKGVQFFPIDRGGDITYHGPGQIVGYPIFDLDHHFTDIHRYLRTLEEAIIGTLEAYGIKAGRIEGLTGVWLDWNDPAKARKICAFGIRASRWVTMHGFAFNVNTDLGYFQNIVPCGIADKGVTSMAQELGGEVDMEEVKNRLKLEIADLFDSELLMRQETSAGN, from the coding sequence ATGAGACACATCCACTTCCGCGACCTCGGCCTCATCGACTACGCCACCGCGTGGGATCTGCAGACGCGCCTTTTCAAGGAGACCATCGACCGGAAGATCGCCAACCGGAGCCTGCCGGAAAGCGAGCAGGCGCCCACCGAGGACCACCTCCTCTTCTGCGAGCACAACCATGTGTACACCTTGGGCAAGAGCGGCAAGCCGAGCCACTTGCTGCTCAACGAGCAGGGCCTCCGTGAGAAGGGCGTCCAGTTCTTCCCCATCGACCGCGGCGGCGACATCACCTACCACGGGCCGGGGCAGATCGTGGGCTATCCCATCTTCGACCTCGACCACCACTTCACGGACATCCACCGCTACCTGCGCACGCTGGAGGAGGCCATCATCGGCACGCTGGAGGCCTATGGCATCAAGGCGGGGAGAATCGAAGGCCTCACGGGCGTGTGGCTCGACTGGAATGACCCTGCGAAGGCCCGGAAGATCTGCGCCTTCGGCATCCGCGCCAGCCGCTGGGTCACCATGCACGGCTTCGCCTTCAACGTGAACACCGACCTGGGCTACTTCCAGAACATTGTGCCCTGCGGCATCGCGGACAAGGGCGTGACCAGCATGGCGCAGGAGCTCGGCGGCGAAGTGGACATGGAGGAGGTGAAGAACAGGCTGAAGCTGGAGATCGCGGACCTGTTCGATTCAGAGCTGCTCATGCGGCAGGAGACGAGCGCCGGGAATTGA
- a CDS encoding GxxExxY protein — MLYLEPSGTIIGAAIEVHRELGPGLPESVYDHCFARELRAAGVPFLQQHPVPVRCKGEQLDMGFRLDLWVDQRIIVEIKAIDLLQGIHRAQPLSYLRLTGCKLGLLIDFNEPLLTGSARRVANGLDES, encoded by the coding sequence ATGCTGTACCTCGAGCCCTCCGGGACCATCATCGGAGCCGCCATCGAGGTGCATCGTGAGCTTGGGCCGGGACTGCCCGAGAGCGTTTATGACCATTGCTTTGCGCGCGAGTTGAGGGCGGCAGGAGTGCCCTTCCTGCAGCAGCACCCCGTACCTGTCCGCTGCAAGGGCGAGCAGCTGGACATGGGCTTCCGACTTGACCTTTGGGTGGACCAACGCATCATCGTGGAGATCAAGGCCATAGACCTGTTGCAGGGAATCCACCGTGCCCAGCCCTTGAGCTACCTTAGGCTGACCGGGTGCAAGCTCGGCTTGCTCATCGACTTCAACGAGCCCTTGCTTACCGGCAGTGCACGTCGCGTTGCGAATGGATTGGATGAGTCCTGA
- a CDS encoding bifunctional phosphoglucose/phosphomannose isomerase, with amino-acid sequence MYNLIDAFPKQLKEALEIGRKAQLKAPGGPYGNVVVTGLGGSGIGGRIAAQLVAKEARCPIEVYNNYYLPGYVNHKSLVIACSYSGNTEETIAAMEQALGKGARVVVITSGGTMLEMAKAKGLDHIVIPGGNPPRTMLAYSLVQQFFVLHHFGIIGDGFEGAIKTAANMLEDEKTRIQAAAKELTEKLFGKRLVIYSEASTEAVSIRFRQQVNENSKELCWHHAIPEMNHNELVGWAGGKDDIAVVIFRHKEDHERSQIRMEINKDVFRKYTPHIHDVWSQGDTAFARQLHLINLGDWVSYYWAEKKGVDPSEIAVINMLKGKLAEVK; translated from the coding sequence ATGTACAACCTCATCGATGCCTTCCCCAAGCAACTGAAGGAAGCCTTGGAGATCGGCCGCAAGGCCCAACTGAAGGCCCCCGGCGGACCCTACGGCAACGTGGTCGTCACCGGATTGGGCGGCAGCGGCATCGGCGGACGCATCGCGGCGCAGCTGGTAGCCAAGGAGGCCAGGTGCCCCATCGAGGTCTACAACAACTACTACCTGCCCGGCTACGTGAACCACAAGAGCCTGGTGATCGCCTGCAGCTACAGCGGAAACACCGAGGAGACCATCGCCGCCATGGAGCAGGCGCTGGGCAAGGGCGCCCGCGTGGTGGTGATCACCAGTGGCGGCACCATGCTGGAGATGGCCAAGGCGAAGGGACTGGACCACATCGTGATCCCGGGCGGCAACCCACCGCGCACCATGCTGGCCTATTCGTTGGTGCAGCAGTTCTTCGTGCTCCATCATTTTGGCATCATCGGCGATGGCTTCGAGGGCGCGATCAAGACCGCCGCGAACATGCTCGAGGATGAGAAGACCCGGATCCAGGCGGCGGCCAAGGAGCTCACCGAGAAGCTCTTCGGCAAGCGCCTGGTCATCTACAGCGAGGCGAGCACCGAGGCGGTGAGCATCCGTTTCCGGCAGCAGGTGAACGAGAACAGCAAGGAGCTGTGCTGGCACCATGCCATCCCCGAGATGAACCACAACGAGCTGGTGGGCTGGGCCGGGGGGAAGGACGATATCGCGGTGGTGATCTTCCGCCACAAGGAGGACCATGAGCGCAGCCAGATCCGCATGGAGATCAACAAGGATGTATTCCGCAAGTACACGCCGCACATCCACGATGTGTGGAGCCAGGGCGACACGGCCTTCGCGCGCCAGCTGCACCTGATCAACCTCGGCGACTGGGTGAGCTACTACTGGGCGGAGAAGAAGGGCGTGGACCCGAGCGAGATCGCGGTGATCAACATGCTGAAGGGGAAGCTGGCGGAGGTGAAGTAG
- the lysS gene encoding lysine--tRNA ligase: protein MFHALSDQEIVRREALQKLRALGIEPFPAAEYPVSHTATTVKSGWQEPTGEDAPKQEVALAGRLMSVRLMGKASFAVLRDHTGDQQIYIARDGICPGEDKTLYDEVWKHLLHLGDFIGVKGHVFKTRTGEITVHVEQLTVLSKALRPLPAVKTDEEGNVHDAFSDPELRYRMRYVDLVVNPHVRETFLKRTRIFDAMRSAFQRAGYLEVDTPVLQAIPGGAAARPFTTHHNALDVPFYLRIANELYLKRLLVGGFDGVFEFSRNFRNEGMDRTHNPEFTVIELYVAYKDYRWMMDFIEGVFQRVATAANGSPKASFQSKEIDFTGPFRRITMVGSIEEKIGMNVLDMEEDDIRALCMKHGVEVAPSMGKGKLIDELFSTLVQPELIQPTFVTDFPVEMSPLCKKHREDPRLTERFELFVAGFEVANAYSELNDPIDQRERFEEQLKLQQRGDDEAMYIDQDFLRALEFGMPPTSGIGIGMDRLVMLLTDNPAIQEVLLFPQMRPERFEQG from the coding sequence ATGTTTCACGCCCTTTCCGATCAGGAAATCGTACGTCGTGAGGCCCTGCAGAAGCTGCGCGCCCTAGGCATCGAACCCTTCCCGGCCGCCGAATACCCGGTTTCGCACACCGCCACCACGGTGAAGAGCGGCTGGCAGGAGCCCACCGGTGAGGACGCCCCCAAGCAGGAGGTGGCCCTGGCCGGCCGCCTGATGAGCGTGCGGTTGATGGGCAAGGCCAGCTTCGCCGTGCTGCGCGACCACACCGGCGACCAGCAGATCTACATCGCCCGCGACGGCATCTGCCCCGGCGAGGACAAGACCCTCTACGACGAGGTATGGAAGCACCTGCTCCACCTCGGCGACTTCATCGGCGTGAAGGGCCATGTGTTCAAGACCCGCACCGGCGAGATCACCGTGCATGTGGAACAGCTCACCGTGCTGAGCAAGGCGCTGCGCCCGCTGCCCGCGGTAAAGACCGACGAGGAAGGCAACGTGCACGATGCCTTCAGCGACCCCGAACTGCGCTACCGCATGCGCTACGTGGACCTGGTGGTGAACCCTCACGTGAGGGAGACCTTCCTGAAGCGGACGCGCATCTTCGACGCCATGCGCAGCGCCTTCCAGCGGGCCGGGTATCTGGAGGTGGATACGCCCGTGCTGCAGGCCATTCCCGGCGGCGCGGCGGCCCGGCCCTTCACCACGCACCACAATGCGCTTGATGTGCCCTTCTACCTGCGCATCGCGAACGAGCTCTACCTGAAGCGCCTGCTGGTGGGTGGATTCGACGGCGTGTTCGAGTTCAGCCGCAACTTCCGGAACGAGGGCATGGACCGCACCCACAACCCGGAGTTCACGGTGATAGAGCTCTACGTGGCTTACAAGGACTACCGCTGGATGATGGACTTCATCGAAGGCGTGTTCCAGCGCGTGGCCACCGCTGCCAACGGATCGCCCAAGGCCAGCTTCCAAAGCAAGGAGATCGATTTCACCGGTCCGTTCCGGCGCATCACCATGGTGGGCAGCATTGAGGAGAAGATCGGCATGAATGTGCTCGACATGGAGGAGGACGACATCCGTGCGCTGTGCATGAAGCATGGGGTCGAGGTGGCGCCCAGCATGGGCAAGGGCAAGTTGATCGACGAGCTGTTCAGCACGTTGGTGCAGCCCGAGCTGATCCAGCCCACCTTCGTCACCGACTTCCCGGTGGAGATGAGCCCCCTTTGCAAGAAGCACCGCGAGGACCCGCGCCTCACCGAACGCTTCGAGCTGTTCGTGGCCGGCTTCGAGGTGGCCAACGCCTACAGCGAGCTCAACGACCCGATCGACCAGCGCGAGCGCTTCGAGGAACAGCTGAAGCTGCAGCAACGCGGCGATGACGAGGCCATGTACATCGATCAGGACTTCCTGCGTGCGCTGGAGTTCGGCATGCCGCCCACCAGCGGCATCGGCATCGGCATGGACCGCCTGGTGATGCTGCTCACGGACAATCCCGCGATCCAGGAGGTGCTGCTGTTCCCGCAGATGCGGCCGGAACGCTTTGAGCAAGGCTAG
- a CDS encoding STM3941 family protein: MSAIEHPLLVLTPRPWKWLGVMAIGVLFVVAGWWMAHHATEPFKRGVGWFGQVFFGLIAVVAVIQLIPGTSRVVITTQGLYVKTFLRHSHYAWQEIERFGVAEWTRWHGPFRQRHRYVGILFVEGSKPLSSHRRWQAWNTAFWGYHAALPDNYGYQHQELADLLNGYLEASRKG, from the coding sequence ATGTCAGCCATCGAACATCCCCTGCTGGTATTGACACCACGGCCGTGGAAGTGGCTGGGTGTAATGGCCATTGGCGTGTTGTTCGTGGTCGCGGGCTGGTGGATGGCCCATCACGCCACGGAACCGTTCAAGCGTGGTGTCGGCTGGTTCGGCCAGGTCTTCTTCGGTCTGATCGCCGTGGTGGCGGTGATCCAGCTGATACCCGGGACCTCCCGTGTGGTGATCACCACCCAGGGTCTTTATGTGAAGACCTTCCTGCGGCACAGCCACTATGCGTGGCAGGAGATCGAGCGCTTCGGTGTGGCCGAATGGACCCGGTGGCACGGACCCTTCCGGCAACGGCACCGCTACGTGGGCATCCTGTTCGTCGAAGGCTCAAAGCCCCTGTCAAGCCATCGCCGTTGGCAGGCTTGGAACACGGCCTTCTGGGGTTACCACGCAGCCCTGCCCGACAACTACGGCTACCAGCACCAGGAGTTGGCCGACCTGTTGAACGGCTACCTGGAAGCGAGCCGGAAGGGCTGA
- a CDS encoding peptidylprolyl isomerase gives MRPLLFLLLITACGAVRREALNRWADDRLWPVLEAQEHRDTPALCALLKHGTHAVREAAALAFASVQDSAARRCLMAALHDPEPHVRAAAASSLALVADTMVARLLSDAFTAEHDSAARRALLHAAFRAELSTREHDAQWLIGFLESDDAMIRLLAAQKLSRSTPALNDMEHGVLHAAHVEDDPEVRASLVLSLRRGSLPASLDSLRRWIAADADAGVRIAAIRALAKRAEAPTQELHDALTDRVTGVRQAAFEALSGLPSGDAAAMLRLAESGADTLFRIQLLGLAMRHGAENEVERARHMLHALCDSASAPQRRAAAMRSLAAAWAPGYHVELLSVMQSDAPSAVRQAAFEGLVGITRSIMARSRYATVEDHYRQLGNVIRSAIHTKDAGLVCAAAEFLQQEEAATIRLLLPPTMDEKALAPLHPIRDLEAILLLRQAAAKRDGLPPPTHAGPPFNHPINKERLRALKQGQRYRITTTKGIILIATDVDECPGSSLAFDSLVTAGYYNGKAFHRMVPNFVVQGGCPRGDGYGGMPWTLRTEIGRKPFTAGSVGLASAGRDTESCQFFITHSATPHLDGRYTRFGEVVEGMDVLWRLQVGDVMVSVERVE, from the coding sequence ATGCGCCCCTTGCTTTTCCTGCTGCTGATCACCGCGTGCGGTGCAGTGCGGCGCGAGGCACTCAACCGATGGGCCGATGACCGCCTCTGGCCCGTGCTCGAAGCACAGGAGCATCGTGATACGCCAGCCCTGTGCGCGCTGCTGAAGCACGGAACCCATGCGGTGCGCGAGGCCGCTGCGCTGGCCTTCGCAAGCGTGCAGGACTCCGCTGCCCGCCGTTGCCTGATGGCCGCGCTGCACGATCCTGAGCCCCATGTTCGCGCTGCTGCCGCCTCCTCGCTGGCATTGGTGGCGGATACCATGGTCGCCCGGCTGCTGAGTGATGCCTTCACCGCCGAGCATGACAGCGCCGCCCGCCGCGCCTTGCTCCATGCGGCCTTCCGCGCCGAGCTCAGCACCCGTGAGCACGATGCGCAATGGCTCATCGGCTTCCTGGAAAGCGATGACGCGATGATCCGCCTGCTCGCTGCGCAGAAACTGTCGCGCAGCACACCGGCGCTCAATGACATGGAGCATGGCGTGCTGCACGCGGCGCATGTCGAGGACGATCCGGAAGTGCGCGCATCCCTCGTCCTCTCCTTGCGCCGCGGATCGCTACCGGCCTCGCTCGATTCACTTCGCAGATGGATCGCGGCCGATGCTGACGCTGGTGTCCGCATCGCGGCGATCAGGGCTTTGGCGAAGCGCGCTGAAGCGCCCACGCAGGAGCTGCATGATGCCCTGACCGACAGGGTGACCGGTGTTCGCCAGGCTGCGTTCGAAGCGCTCTCGGGCCTGCCATCGGGTGATGCTGCGGCCATGCTGCGCTTGGCCGAGAGCGGCGCTGACACGCTATTCCGCATTCAGCTGCTCGGCCTTGCCATGCGGCACGGGGCGGAGAACGAAGTGGAGCGCGCACGCCACATGCTTCATGCGCTCTGCGACAGCGCTTCGGCACCCCAGCGTCGCGCCGCTGCGATGCGCTCACTGGCCGCAGCATGGGCGCCAGGGTACCACGTGGAGCTGCTATCCGTAATGCAGAGCGATGCACCATCTGCGGTGCGGCAAGCGGCATTCGAGGGCCTGGTCGGCATCACCAGGTCCATCATGGCGCGCTCACGATACGCTACGGTGGAAGACCATTATCGCCAACTGGGCAACGTGATCCGATCGGCCATCCATACGAAGGATGCGGGGTTGGTCTGCGCCGCGGCCGAGTTCCTCCAACAGGAGGAGGCCGCCACCATCCGACTTCTTCTGCCACCAACGATGGATGAGAAGGCCCTCGCTCCGCTGCACCCCATCCGGGACCTTGAGGCCATCCTGCTGTTGAGGCAGGCCGCCGCGAAGCGCGATGGGCTTCCCCCGCCAACGCACGCGGGCCCGCCCTTCAACCACCCCATCAACAAGGAGAGGCTGCGCGCCTTGAAGCAGGGCCAGCGCTACCGCATCACCACCACCAAGGGCATCATCCTCATCGCCACCGATGTGGACGAATGCCCCGGCAGCAGCCTCGCCTTCGATTCGCTTGTCACCGCAGGGTACTACAATGGCAAGGCCTTCCACCGCATGGTGCCCAACTTCGTGGTGCAGGGCGGCTGCCCACGCGGCGATGGCTACGGCGGCATGCCGTGGACGCTACGTACCGAGATCGGCCGCAAACCCTTCACCGCAGGCTCCGTGGGGCTCGCTTCCGCAGGCCGCGACACCGAGAGCTGCCAGTTCTTCATCACCCACAGCGCCACCCCGCACCTGGATGGCCGCTACACCCGCTTCGGTGAGGTGGTGGAGGGCATGGATGTGCTGTGGCGGCTGCAGGTGGGGGATGTGATGGTGAGCGTGGAACGCGTGGAATAA
- a CDS encoding DUF4837 family protein, which produces MKQATTALALCLLLFACGSREQRLPDSAGGPDEVLVVMPKGHWESEPGAAVRALLEQPMAGVPQPEPRFRVAHCRPEDFSTLLRVHHSVIRADIGSDSTAFTALRDAHARGQLMIRVAAPRPGAWNELWQAKGHEAVAALEDHQRARTGERLRRERDAAVSGSIRSAMGIALDIPGGYRVVKQENGFAWLQRDRIMSGSGLEHNVIEGVLIHSRPYTSDSTWNVRYLVDLRDSVTRAHVEGPDPGSYMIVQRGFEQLDLMPTGRAVQLNGRFAYLMHGLFGMQGAKMGGPFVSLSTLDPSGTRIITVEGFAYAPQFDKRPYVRELEALLFSLRMESGATP; this is translated from the coding sequence ATGAAGCAGGCAACGACCGCACTGGCCCTGTGCCTCCTCCTGTTCGCTTGCGGAAGCCGGGAACAGCGGCTGCCCGACAGCGCCGGCGGCCCCGATGAAGTGCTGGTGGTGATGCCCAAGGGCCATTGGGAGAGCGAACCCGGCGCCGCGGTGCGGGCCCTGCTCGAACAGCCCATGGCCGGGGTACCGCAGCCGGAGCCGAGATTCCGCGTGGCGCACTGCCGCCCGGAGGACTTCTCTACGCTGCTACGGGTCCACCACAGCGTCATCCGCGCCGACATCGGCAGCGACAGCACAGCCTTCACCGCCCTGCGCGATGCGCACGCCCGCGGGCAGCTGATGATCCGCGTGGCCGCTCCCCGGCCCGGGGCATGGAACGAGCTCTGGCAGGCCAAGGGGCATGAGGCCGTGGCCGCCCTGGAGGACCACCAGCGCGCCCGGACCGGTGAGCGGCTCCGCCGCGAGCGCGATGCCGCAGTGAGCGGCAGCATCCGCTCCGCGATGGGGATCGCGCTCGATATCCCCGGCGGCTATCGCGTGGTGAAGCAGGAGAACGGCTTCGCCTGGCTCCAGCGCGACCGGATCATGAGCGGCAGCGGCCTGGAGCACAATGTCATCGAGGGCGTGCTCATCCATTCCCGTCCCTACACGAGCGACAGCACCTGGAACGTGCGCTACCTGGTGGACCTCCGCGACAGCGTGACGCGGGCCCACGTGGAAGGCCCCGACCCAGGCTCCTACATGATCGTGCAGCGCGGCTTCGAGCAGCTTGACCTGATGCCGACGGGCAGGGCCGTTCAACTCAATGGCCGCTTCGCCTACCTCATGCACGGGCTCTTCGGCATGCAGGGCGCCAAGATGGGCGGCCCCTTCGTGAGCCTTTCCACGCTCGATCCCTCGGGCACGCGCATCATCACGGTGGAAGGCTTTGCCTATGCGCCCCAATTCGACAAGCGCCCTTACGTGCGCGAGCTAGAGGCACTGCTGTTCTCGCTCCGCATGGAGTCCGGGGCCACTCCTTGA